One part of the Corallococcus soli genome encodes these proteins:
- a CDS encoding alpha/beta fold hydrolase yields MLTVTVDGIPLHYRDVGQGLPVLLLHAFPLDGSAFDRQVAALSGRYRFLVPDLRGFGQSRMGEGPTQMRRLAQDVLALLDALDIDAAVVGGVSMGGYAAMALLREDAGRVRGLMLVDTQCTADDDAGREKREATARQALSEGTPSIIQGLVPKLVHAGPDSPVGREVMAMGLAASPQALAAAQRGMALRPDSKDILARFAGPTLVVVGEHDAVTPVARAKQMVDLVQGARLEVIANAAHLPNQEQPEAFNAVLDAFLASLS; encoded by the coding sequence ATGCTGACGGTCACCGTGGATGGAATCCCGCTCCACTACCGGGACGTGGGCCAGGGGTTGCCGGTGCTGCTGCTGCACGCCTTTCCGCTGGACGGCTCCGCGTTCGACCGGCAGGTGGCGGCGCTGTCCGGGCGCTACCGCTTCCTCGTGCCCGACCTGCGCGGCTTCGGGCAGAGCCGCATGGGCGAGGGGCCTACGCAGATGCGCCGGCTCGCGCAGGACGTCCTGGCGCTGCTGGACGCGCTGGACATCGACGCGGCGGTGGTGGGCGGCGTGTCCATGGGCGGCTACGCGGCCATGGCGCTCCTGCGCGAGGACGCGGGCCGGGTGCGCGGGCTGATGCTGGTGGACACGCAGTGCACCGCGGATGACGACGCCGGCCGCGAGAAGCGCGAGGCCACCGCGCGGCAGGCCCTGTCCGAGGGCACGCCCTCCATCATCCAGGGGCTGGTGCCCAAGCTGGTGCACGCGGGGCCGGACTCTCCCGTGGGCCGCGAGGTGATGGCCATGGGCCTCGCCGCCTCCCCCCAGGCGCTCGCCGCCGCCCAGCGGGGCATGGCGCTGCGGCCGGACAGCAAGGACATCCTCGCGCGCTTCGCGGGGCCCACGCTGGTGGTGGTGGGCGAGCACGACGCCGTCACGCCCGTGGCCAGGGCGAAGCAGATGGTGGACCTGGTGCAGGGGGCTCGGCTGGAGGTCATCGCCAACGCCGCGCACCTGCCCAACCAGGAGCAACCCGAAGCCTTCAACGCGGTGCTGGACGCGTTCCTCGCGTCGCTGTCCTGA
- a CDS encoding peroxidase, which produces MKKPPAPEPMYLPDVESHESDGHYGRMIAMARESGFAPPQIWHLFAFKPRMTDALSAFTHEVMRGPSPLSAGLRELIAAYTSRRNACVF; this is translated from the coding sequence ATGAAGAAGCCCCCCGCCCCGGAGCCCATGTACCTGCCGGACGTCGAGTCCCACGAGTCCGACGGCCACTATGGACGGATGATCGCCATGGCGCGGGAGTCGGGCTTCGCGCCGCCGCAGATCTGGCACCTGTTCGCCTTCAAGCCGCGCATGACGGACGCCCTGTCCGCGTTCACCCACGAGGTGATGCGGGGACCCTCGCCGCTGTCGGCCGGGTTGCGGGAGCTCATCGCCGCGTACACGTCGCGGCGCAACGCCTGCGTGTTTTGA
- a CDS encoding carboxymuconolactone decarboxylase family protein, protein MLDDVATAPIPEAEKALFAFVDRLNDAPGDVRREDVERLKQAGWSDEAVYDAVSVCALFNFYNRWIDGTGVHGLSPDLYAKSAKRMAAGGYLPGPPPRSAPPSSDGGGEPER, encoded by the coding sequence GTGCTGGACGATGTGGCGACGGCCCCCATCCCGGAGGCCGAGAAGGCGCTGTTCGCCTTCGTGGACCGACTCAACGACGCGCCCGGAGACGTGCGCAGGGAGGACGTGGAGCGCTTGAAGCAAGCGGGCTGGTCGGACGAGGCCGTCTACGACGCGGTGTCCGTCTGCGCCCTCTTCAACTTCTACAACCGGTGGATTGACGGCACCGGCGTCCACGGCCTGTCGCCCGACCTGTACGCGAAGTCCGCGAAGCGGATGGCGGCGGGCGGCTACCTGCCCGGCCCACCGCCCCGGAGCGCCCCGCCCTCCTCCGACGGCGGAGGCGAACCGGAGCGCTGA
- a CDS encoding dipeptidase, whose amino-acid sequence MGDVKELHQRWCIADGHADSLMWNRDLCERSTQGHVDFPRLREAGVKLQCFTLVTRGFPFIGGFPLFAAWRKWPREARGGEWLRALWQIERLDAFCARSGDTVRVATTGAGLEDNLAQGRLSAVLGVEGGHAIEGKVERLAELHRRGVRFMGLTHLSNNDLGGSSFPMMGNRGLTPLGQQVMEEMAHLGLSVDVAHASEQTLTDLFAHPTVRYFCSHTGVRAAGGGWRNLSDAALRTIAQRGGVVGIILAPVYLGGDTMDDVVRHVEHAVDVMGVEGVGVGSDYDGMVALPKGMRDVTDLPRLTEALLRRHPEAWVERVMGGNFRRYFRETLGGG is encoded by the coding sequence ATGGGTGACGTGAAGGAATTGCACCAGCGCTGGTGCATCGCGGACGGTCATGCGGATTCGCTGATGTGGAACCGCGACCTGTGTGAACGGTCGACGCAGGGGCACGTGGACTTCCCCCGCCTTCGCGAGGCGGGGGTGAAGCTGCAATGCTTCACACTGGTGACCCGGGGCTTCCCCTTCATTGGGGGCTTCCCCCTGTTCGCCGCGTGGCGCAAGTGGCCCCGCGAGGCGCGCGGCGGCGAGTGGCTGCGCGCGCTCTGGCAGATCGAGCGGCTGGACGCCTTCTGCGCCCGCTCCGGGGACACGGTGCGCGTCGCCACCACCGGGGCGGGGCTGGAGGACAACCTCGCCCAGGGGCGGCTGTCGGCGGTGCTGGGCGTGGAGGGGGGCCATGCCATCGAAGGCAAGGTGGAGCGACTGGCGGAGCTGCACCGGCGCGGGGTGCGCTTCATGGGGCTCACGCACCTGTCCAACAACGACCTGGGCGGTTCGTCCTTCCCGATGATGGGCAACCGGGGGCTGACGCCGCTGGGCCAGCAGGTGATGGAGGAGATGGCCCACCTGGGGCTGAGCGTGGACGTGGCGCACGCCTCCGAGCAGACGCTCACGGACCTCTTCGCGCACCCCACCGTGCGCTACTTCTGTTCGCACACCGGCGTGCGCGCGGCGGGCGGGGGCTGGCGCAACCTGTCCGACGCGGCGCTGCGCACCATCGCCCAGCGCGGTGGCGTGGTGGGCATCATCCTGGCGCCGGTGTACCTGGGCGGCGACACGATGGACGACGTGGTCCGCCACGTGGAGCACGCGGTGGACGTCATGGGGGTGGAGGGCGTGGGCGTGGGCTCGGACTACGACGGCATGGTGGCGCTGCCCAAGGGCATGCGGGATGTGACGGACCTGCCCCGCCTCACGGAAGCCCTGCTGCGGCGACACCCGGAGGCCTGGGTGGAACGTGTGATGGGTGGCAACTTCCGGCGTTACTTTCGCGAGACGCTCGGCGGCGGTTGA
- a CDS encoding serine/threonine-protein kinase — protein sequence MATHPPAQSASRPFILFSTGATSYELVRYLGSRAGGELLLARRHYARTPGGLVLIKRLRDVGDDVARARLREEVKLLMRLSHPAIAPVYLVRVHDGAPHLVMEYVDGPCLETLSSFAALRRRPFSEAFAAYVGAEVADALHHAHALEDARGFPVGVVHRDVSPRSVRVDVHGRVRLADFALAWSRLPGRVVTEPGLVRGDVAYASPEALEGQPLDGRADLFSLGMVLLELLTGLHLLDLEDVERAAQRAQPLPGAQGLCAETPSWLPAPLMAARMACLEPSHVEHATRGLSEGMRAVLQRVLRRERDARFQTGAQLRDALRDLLGAAGRPYGPAEALREVAEVRTAALVGPGGNAEAGLPLEDERWPEDDDSGADWT from the coding sequence ATGGCCACCCATCCCCCCGCGCAGTCCGCGTCCCGGCCCTTCATCCTCTTCTCCACCGGGGCCACGTCCTATGAGCTGGTGCGCTACCTGGGGTCGCGCGCCGGAGGGGAGCTGTTGCTCGCCCGCCGGCACTACGCGCGCACGCCGGGAGGGCTGGTGCTCATCAAGCGCCTGCGCGACGTCGGGGACGACGTGGCGCGCGCGCGGCTGCGCGAGGAGGTGAAGCTGCTCATGCGGCTGAGCCACCCGGCCATCGCCCCGGTGTACCTGGTGCGGGTGCACGACGGCGCGCCCCACCTCGTCATGGAGTACGTGGACGGCCCGTGCCTGGAGACGCTGTCCAGCTTCGCGGCGCTGCGGCGGCGGCCCTTCTCGGAGGCGTTCGCCGCGTACGTGGGCGCGGAGGTGGCGGACGCGCTGCACCATGCGCACGCGCTGGAGGACGCGCGCGGATTTCCGGTGGGCGTGGTGCACCGGGACGTCAGTCCGCGCTCGGTGCGCGTGGACGTGCACGGGCGGGTGCGGCTGGCGGACTTCGCGCTCGCCTGGTCCAGGCTGCCCGGGCGCGTGGTGACGGAGCCGGGGCTGGTGCGCGGGGACGTGGCCTATGCCTCGCCGGAGGCCCTGGAGGGCCAGCCCCTGGATGGGCGGGCGGACCTGTTCTCCCTGGGGATGGTGCTCCTGGAGCTGCTCACCGGACTGCACCTGCTGGACCTGGAGGACGTGGAGCGCGCGGCGCAGCGGGCCCAGCCCCTGCCCGGCGCGCAGGGGCTGTGCGCGGAGACACCCAGCTGGCTGCCGGCGCCGCTGATGGCCGCGCGCATGGCGTGCCTGGAGCCGTCCCATGTGGAGCATGCGACGCGGGGGTTGTCCGAAGGCATGCGGGCGGTGCTCCAGCGGGTGCTGCGGCGGGAGCGCGACGCGCGCTTCCAGACGGGCGCGCAGCTGCGGGACGCGCTCCGGGACCTGCTGGGCGCGGCGGGCCGGCCCTATGGCCCGGCGGAAGCGCTTCGCGAGGTGGCGGAGGTGCGCACGGCGGCCCTCGTGGGCCCCGGTGGCAACGCGGAGGCCGGCCTTCCCCTGGAGGATGAGCGCTGGCCCGAAGACGACGACAGCGGCGCGGACTGGACCTGA
- the thiS gene encoding sulfur carrier protein ThiS yields MTVWVNGEARTLPEGGTLSSLLTLLGLSSGPGVAVEVNAEVVRRARHPEHRLQDGDRVEIVTFVGGG; encoded by the coding sequence GTGACGGTGTGGGTCAACGGAGAAGCGCGAACGCTGCCGGAGGGCGGCACCCTTTCGTCCCTGCTGACGCTGTTGGGGTTGAGCAGCGGGCCGGGGGTGGCGGTGGAGGTGAACGCGGAGGTGGTGCGCCGCGCCCGTCACCCCGAGCACCGGCTCCAGGATGGGGACCGGGTGGAGATCGTCACCTTCGTGGGTGGCGGGTGA
- a CDS encoding thiazole synthase, with the protein MSGIADKPFTLAGVTFTSRLIVGTGKYPSHDVMKQCHDASGAELVTVAVRRLDLKATGEASLMNWIDRNKLRLLPNTALCYTADDAVRTCRLAEELGMSKWVKLEVLGDEKTLYPDVEETLKAARILVKEGFTVLPYTSDDPITARKLEDAGCAAVMPLAAPIGSGLGIRNPHNLRLIREVVKVPVIVDAGVGTASDAAIAMELGVDALLMNTAIAGAKDPVRMAVAMKKAVEAGRDAYLAGRIPRKAYGSASSPIEGLVE; encoded by the coding sequence ATGAGCGGCATCGCGGACAAGCCTTTCACGCTGGCGGGGGTGACGTTCACCTCGCGGCTCATCGTCGGGACGGGGAAGTACCCCAGCCACGACGTGATGAAGCAGTGCCACGACGCATCGGGCGCGGAGCTGGTCACGGTGGCGGTGCGGCGCCTGGACCTGAAGGCCACGGGCGAGGCGTCGCTGATGAACTGGATTGATCGCAACAAGCTGCGCCTCCTGCCCAACACGGCGCTCTGCTACACGGCGGACGACGCGGTGCGCACCTGCCGGCTCGCCGAGGAGCTGGGCATGAGCAAGTGGGTGAAGCTGGAGGTCCTGGGAGACGAGAAGACGCTCTACCCGGACGTCGAGGAGACGCTGAAGGCGGCGCGCATCCTGGTGAAGGAGGGCTTCACGGTGCTGCCCTACACCAGCGATGATCCCATCACCGCGCGCAAGCTGGAGGACGCGGGCTGCGCGGCGGTGATGCCGCTGGCGGCGCCCATCGGCAGCGGGCTGGGCATCCGCAACCCGCACAACCTGCGCCTCATCCGCGAGGTGGTGAAGGTGCCCGTCATCGTGGACGCGGGCGTGGGCACGGCCTCCGACGCGGCCATCGCGATGGAACTGGGCGTGGACGCCCTGCTCATGAACACCGCCATCGCCGGCGCGAAGGACCCCGTGCGCATGGCCGTCGCCATGAAGAAGGCGGTGGAGGCCGGCCGCGACGCCTACCTGGCCGGGCGCATCCCCAGGAAGGCGTACGGCTCCGCGTCCAGCCCCATCGAAGGGCTCGTCGAGTAG
- a CDS encoding thiamine phosphate synthase has protein sequence MPALPRLVVITDWRLPRTRLLSALERALEAGPDVAVQHRHPEASGRLFLEEARLVADVCRARGRALFVNGRLDVALLVGAHLHLPASGPSPRDVRPHLPSGRLVSVAVHDANEAEAALGADLALVSPVFAPGSKPGDTRSPLGPEGFHGLAARLSCPALALGGMTAERAKTVRGAWGVAVISSVLEADDPREAARALLDACAAPRG, from the coding sequence GTGCCCGCCCTGCCCCGCCTCGTCGTCATCACCGACTGGCGCCTTCCCCGGACGCGGCTGTTGTCCGCGCTGGAGCGGGCGCTGGAGGCGGGGCCCGACGTCGCCGTGCAGCACCGCCACCCGGAGGCTTCGGGCCGCCTGTTCCTGGAGGAGGCCCGGCTCGTGGCGGACGTGTGCCGGGCCCGGGGGCGGGCGTTGTTCGTCAATGGGAGGCTGGACGTCGCGCTGCTCGTGGGCGCGCACCTGCACCTGCCCGCCTCCGGTCCCTCACCCCGGGACGTGCGCCCGCACCTGCCGTCAGGTCGGCTCGTCAGCGTGGCCGTGCACGATGCGAATGAGGCGGAGGCAGCGCTGGGAGCGGACCTGGCGCTGGTGAGCCCGGTGTTCGCGCCCGGCTCCAAGCCGGGGGACACGCGCTCCCCGCTGGGGCCGGAGGGCTTCCACGGGCTCGCTGCGCGACTGTCCTGCCCTGCGCTGGCGCTGGGAGGCATGACGGCCGAGCGCGCGAAGACGGTGCGCGGGGCCTGGGGGGTCGCGGTCATCTCCTCGGTGCTGGAGGCGGACGACCCACGCGAGGCGGCGCGGGCGTTGCTGGATGCATGCGCGGCCCCACGCGGTTGA
- a CDS encoding DUF4129 domain-containing protein, giving the protein MPALPLLLLLSALPCADRAAVTQRLEETARARPQDFNAEVNRLVEQLEGVPLPPGSSGQSPVDRARQLTVYLDAVCALEEQQGQDAAPQVESEPERLRAILDRPEFARARQRNSDVVTRLLRELGLWLEGLFESRGAQGFAVATRAVMLGVALAVVLFGVLRVRWRRGRKRAVAATGAPGEAPPLELDTPGEHLGRARTALETEDAREAIREGLLGLLSTLEQRRLARPDRVKTNRELAAELPSRGAPARVTGEVERLVGWYDQAFYSLEPVPCDEAAHFVESVEQLHGSLAEGRP; this is encoded by the coding sequence GTGCCCGCCCTGCCCCTGCTCCTGCTGTTGTCCGCCCTGCCCTGCGCCGACCGCGCCGCCGTCACCCAGCGGCTCGAGGAGACCGCGCGCGCCCGGCCCCAGGACTTCAACGCGGAGGTGAACCGGCTGGTGGAGCAATTGGAGGGCGTACCGCTGCCCCCTGGAAGCTCCGGACAGTCGCCCGTCGACCGGGCCCGGCAGCTCACGGTGTATCTGGACGCGGTGTGCGCACTGGAGGAACAGCAGGGCCAGGACGCGGCCCCCCAGGTCGAAAGCGAGCCGGAGCGGCTTCGCGCCATCCTCGACCGGCCGGAGTTCGCGAGGGCGCGGCAGCGCAACAGTGACGTGGTGACGCGGCTGCTGCGCGAGCTGGGGCTCTGGCTGGAAGGCCTCTTCGAGTCCCGGGGAGCGCAGGGCTTCGCCGTGGCCACGCGCGCGGTGATGCTGGGCGTGGCGCTGGCGGTGGTGCTGTTCGGCGTGCTGCGGGTGCGCTGGCGCAGGGGTCGGAAGCGCGCCGTCGCCGCGACAGGGGCCCCGGGCGAAGCACCGCCCCTGGAGCTGGACACGCCCGGCGAACACCTGGGCCGGGCTCGCACCGCGCTGGAGACGGAGGACGCGCGCGAGGCCATCCGCGAGGGGCTCCTGGGCCTGTTGTCCACGTTGGAGCAGCGCAGACTGGCAAGGCCGGACCGCGTGAAGACGAACCGCGAGCTGGCCGCGGAGCTGCCCTCGCGAGGCGCCCCCGCGCGGGTGACGGGTGAGGTGGAGCGGCTGGTGGGCTGGTACGACCAGGCCTTCTATTCGCTGGAGCCGGTGCCCTGCGACGAGGCCGCGCACTTCGTGGAGTCCGTGGAGCAACTGCACGGCTCGCTCGCGGAGGGCCGGCCATGA
- a CDS encoding DUF4350 domain-containing protein gives MKNARVAAVLGLLIAVALAVGLASREAAPDSPVPSITNPGPLGLKALFVYLREGGRDVSAQQSSLESLPADTRTLVIAAPQAQPVTKEEVAALERFVQGGGTLVYLSPHTLGKEQPGLEEWLGLAPGPLLGTNHQGLDSEWVDPAGVTVDVWLQAGALRGLSALRVSRDRSLRMEREDAVPLAGRAGASVVWRWASGKGEVYVIAGADLAENRRLELLDNLRFWDALAARGPLRFDEFHHAAVTRPPLSHGLWVFIAQALAVGLVYVASRGTRFGAPRPVRVERHRSSREYVRSLGWLMRRAKVEAELLPELDSALRWLMQERLGIASSLPDAEAARLLEETCGVPARDYLDAKEDLLRTRERTPVKPADYTRLARRYANLERQVTGRAGASPE, from the coding sequence ATGAAGAACGCGCGCGTCGCGGCGGTCCTGGGCCTGCTCATCGCGGTGGCGCTGGCGGTGGGACTTGCCTCGCGGGAGGCCGCTCCGGACTCGCCCGTGCCGTCCATCACGAACCCCGGGCCGCTGGGCCTCAAGGCCCTCTTCGTCTACCTGCGCGAGGGCGGCCGGGACGTCAGCGCGCAGCAGTCGTCGCTGGAGTCGCTCCCCGCCGACACGCGCACGCTGGTCATCGCCGCGCCCCAGGCGCAACCGGTGACGAAGGAAGAGGTCGCCGCGCTGGAGCGCTTCGTCCAGGGCGGCGGCACGCTCGTGTACCTGTCGCCGCACACGCTGGGAAAGGAGCAGCCGGGGCTGGAGGAGTGGCTGGGGTTGGCCCCGGGCCCCCTGCTGGGGACGAACCACCAGGGCCTCGACTCCGAGTGGGTGGACCCCGCGGGCGTCACCGTGGATGTCTGGCTTCAAGCGGGCGCGCTGCGGGGATTGTCGGCCCTGCGCGTGTCGCGCGACCGGAGCCTGCGCATGGAGCGCGAGGACGCGGTGCCCCTGGCGGGCCGGGCCGGGGCCAGCGTGGTGTGGCGCTGGGCCAGCGGCAAGGGCGAGGTCTACGTCATCGCGGGCGCGGACCTCGCGGAGAACCGGCGGCTGGAGCTGCTCGACAACCTGCGCTTCTGGGATGCGCTCGCCGCGCGCGGCCCGCTGCGCTTCGACGAGTTCCACCACGCCGCCGTCACCCGCCCTCCCCTCTCCCATGGCCTCTGGGTGTTCATCGCGCAGGCGCTGGCGGTGGGCCTGGTGTACGTCGCCTCCCGGGGGACGCGCTTCGGTGCCCCCCGCCCCGTGCGCGTGGAGCGCCACCGTTCGTCGCGCGAATACGTGCGCTCGCTCGGGTGGCTCATGCGCCGCGCGAAGGTGGAGGCGGAGCTGCTGCCGGAGCTCGACAGCGCCCTGCGGTGGCTGATGCAGGAGCGGCTGGGCATCGCCTCCTCCCTGCCGGACGCGGAGGCCGCACGGCTGCTGGAGGAGACCTGCGGCGTGCCCGCGCGCGACTACCTGGACGCAAAGGAGGACCTGCTGCGCACGCGCGAGCGCACGCCCGTGAAGCCCGCCGACTACACCCGGCTCGCCCGCCGCTACGCGAACCTGGAGCGACAGGTGACGGGACGCGCGGGCGCCTCCCCGGAATGA
- the exoP gene encoding spore coat polysaccharide biosynthesis glycosyltransferase ExoP, giving the protein MRRSDEMDLSKRALRGRDLVVFSNDWDGDPLSKVHIMRILSRDNRVLWVNSIGNRAPKVNAHDANRIIRKLKSFSEGIREVEPNLHVLAPLAIPFYGSETVRHANRHLLRLQVLRAMKQLKFERPISWSFLPASAPVSGTLGEDFVVYHCVDEFSAFSDTNGKHIAELEERLLRRADMCITSAERLYENKKKLNARTVLVRHGTDFTHFVKACDAQTKVPEDIAKLPKPIIGFFGLVADWIDQDAIVACAKAHPEGSVVIVGKTTPDCDDSKLRAQPNIHMLGRKPYADLPGYNKAFDVALNPFVINELTLNSNPLKVREYLASGLPVVSSDLPEVRKVGLCRIATTPEDYVKQVNAALADNPGPNRERAEKIFHESWEARVAEIRQHVGEAMLAAGKKL; this is encoded by the coding sequence ATGCGGCGCAGTGACGAGATGGATCTGTCGAAGCGGGCCCTTCGCGGGCGTGACCTGGTGGTGTTCTCCAACGACTGGGATGGAGATCCGCTGTCGAAGGTCCACATCATGCGGATCCTCTCGCGGGACAACCGGGTGCTGTGGGTGAACAGCATCGGCAACCGGGCGCCCAAGGTGAACGCGCACGACGCGAACCGGATCATCCGGAAGCTGAAGTCCTTCAGCGAGGGCATCCGCGAGGTGGAGCCCAACCTGCACGTGCTGGCGCCGCTGGCGATTCCGTTCTACGGCTCGGAGACGGTGCGCCACGCGAACCGGCACCTGCTGCGGTTGCAGGTGCTGCGGGCGATGAAGCAGCTCAAGTTCGAGCGGCCCATCTCCTGGAGCTTCCTGCCCGCTTCCGCGCCGGTGTCCGGCACGCTGGGCGAGGACTTCGTCGTGTACCACTGCGTGGACGAGTTCTCCGCGTTCAGCGACACGAACGGCAAGCACATCGCGGAGCTGGAGGAGCGACTGCTGCGCCGCGCGGACATGTGCATCACGTCCGCGGAGCGCCTGTACGAGAACAAGAAGAAGCTGAACGCGCGCACGGTGCTGGTGCGCCACGGCACGGACTTCACGCACTTCGTGAAGGCGTGCGACGCGCAGACGAAGGTCCCGGAGGACATCGCGAAGCTGCCCAAGCCCATCATCGGCTTCTTCGGCCTGGTGGCGGACTGGATCGACCAGGACGCCATCGTGGCGTGCGCGAAGGCGCACCCTGAAGGCTCGGTGGTCATCGTGGGCAAGACGACGCCGGACTGCGACGACTCCAAGCTGCGCGCGCAGCCGAACATCCACATGCTGGGCCGCAAGCCGTACGCGGACCTGCCGGGCTACAACAAGGCCTTCGACGTGGCGCTCAACCCGTTCGTCATCAACGAGCTGACGCTCAACTCCAACCCGCTGAAGGTGCGTGAGTACCTGGCGTCCGGCCTGCCGGTGGTGTCGTCCGACTTGCCGGAGGTCCGCAAGGTGGGCCTGTGCCGCATCGCCACCACGCCGGAGGACTACGTGAAGCAGGTGAACGCGGCGCTGGCGGACAACCCGGGTCCGAACCGCGAGCGCGCGGAGAAGATCTTCCACGAGAGCTGGGAGGCGCGCGTCGCGGAGATCCGCCAGCACGTCGGTGAGGCGATGCTCGCCGCGGGCAAGAAGCTGTAG
- a CDS encoding glycosyltransferase family 4 protein, whose amino-acid sequence MPMRVLLVGDYPPPYGGVSIHVRQLHQFLRGRGIEAKVLDIGKGGRPAPDVLPVQGAAAFGLRLAGFTSAGWVTHLHTSGNNPKAWVLAALVGTMPGPRSPRVITLHSGLIPDYLAASQARRVFARTALAGYARVVAVSPAVRAAVVACGVPEEKVLVHPAFCGSQVQPGPVTPEVEAARSRRRPLLVMAHHPSPVYGRKQMFRALKLLSQTHPGVGLALFGPGTRSEEFIRDARELGVAGLLEDLGEMEHAKALGLLSQSDVFIRPTTHDGDSLSVREALALGVPCVASDVCSRPDGTRLFKAGDEHALAASVRDALKAGPAKVMAPDVGPVLLDVYAELLSSGMAGAGTVNAA is encoded by the coding sequence TTGCCCATGCGCGTGCTGCTCGTCGGAGACTACCCGCCGCCCTACGGCGGCGTGTCCATCCACGTCCGACAACTCCATCAATTTCTTCGCGGCCGTGGGATCGAAGCGAAGGTGCTCGACATCGGGAAGGGTGGCCGGCCGGCTCCGGACGTCCTCCCCGTTCAGGGCGCCGCCGCGTTCGGCCTGCGGCTCGCGGGATTCACCTCCGCAGGCTGGGTGACCCACCTGCACACCAGCGGCAACAACCCGAAGGCGTGGGTGCTGGCGGCGCTGGTGGGCACCATGCCCGGTCCCCGCTCGCCGCGCGTCATCACGCTGCACTCGGGGCTGATTCCAGACTACCTGGCCGCGTCGCAGGCCCGGCGGGTGTTCGCCCGCACGGCGCTCGCGGGGTACGCGCGGGTGGTGGCCGTCTCCCCGGCGGTGCGCGCGGCCGTGGTCGCGTGCGGCGTGCCGGAGGAGAAGGTCCTGGTGCATCCGGCCTTCTGTGGTTCGCAGGTGCAGCCCGGCCCGGTGACGCCAGAGGTGGAGGCCGCGCGGTCGCGCCGGCGGCCGCTGCTGGTGATGGCGCACCACCCGTCACCGGTGTACGGGCGCAAGCAGATGTTCCGCGCGCTGAAGCTGCTGTCCCAGACGCACCCGGGCGTGGGGCTGGCGCTGTTCGGGCCGGGCACGCGCTCCGAGGAGTTCATCCGCGACGCGCGGGAGCTGGGGGTCGCGGGGCTCCTGGAGGACCTGGGCGAGATGGAGCACGCGAAGGCGCTGGGGCTGTTGTCCCAGAGCGACGTCTTCATCCGGCCCACGACGCACGACGGGGATTCGCTGTCCGTGCGCGAGGCGCTGGCGCTGGGGGTGCCCTGCGTGGCGAGCGACGTGTGCTCGCGCCCGGACGGGACGCGGCTGTTCAAGGCCGGGGATGAGCACGCGCTGGCGGCGTCGGTGCGTGACGCGCTGAAGGCGGGCCCGGCGAAGGTGATGGCCCCGGACGTGGGGCCGGTGTTGCTGGACGTGTACGCGGAGCTGCTGTCGTCCGGCATGGCAGGTGCAGGAACGGTGAACGCGGCGTGA
- a CDS encoding serine O-acetyltransferase — MGFDAMTLYRMAHGLRMRGVPLLPAVLRKAIYYLHSSYIPEDAELGEGTQLGYGGIGVVIHKAAKVGRHVLISQQVTIGGRSGLEGAPVIGDYVRIGAGAKVLGNIHVGDFAVIGANAVVVKDVPAGAVVAGVPAKVIRQDSDPLTTYQREMGLLPRRPAPKLTQVPRPAAQASSR, encoded by the coding sequence ATGGGCTTTGATGCGATGACGTTGTACCGGATGGCGCACGGACTTCGGATGCGCGGTGTTCCGCTGCTGCCGGCCGTGCTTCGCAAGGCCATCTACTACCTCCACAGCTCCTACATCCCCGAGGACGCGGAGCTGGGTGAGGGCACGCAGCTGGGCTACGGCGGCATCGGCGTTGTCATCCACAAGGCGGCGAAGGTGGGCCGTCACGTCCTCATCTCCCAGCAGGTGACCATTGGTGGCCGCTCCGGTCTGGAGGGCGCGCCGGTGATTGGCGACTACGTGCGCATCGGCGCGGGGGCCAAGGTGCTGGGCAACATCCACGTGGGCGACTTCGCGGTGATTGGCGCCAACGCGGTGGTGGTGAAGGACGTGCCCGCGGGCGCGGTGGTCGCGGGCGTGCCCGCGAAGGTGATCCGTCAGGACTCGGATCCGCTCACCACCTACCAGCGGGAGATGGGGCTGCTGCCCCGCCGTCCGGCGCCGAAGCTCACCCAGGTTCCGCGCCCCGCCGCGCAGGCCTCCTCCCGCTAA